The following are from one region of the Pseudazoarcus pumilus genome:
- a CDS encoding FKBP-type peptidyl-prolyl cis-trans isomerase — protein MNSSIQSESLVTLHYRIELASGQPLISTFDGNPATLQLGAGEMQPRLESLLVGLENGAEKSFELAPGEAFGDYREDLIERVRRADLPESEAGIEPMSFMEFFAPDGSRYSGLVTEVDDEAVTIDFNHPLAGKDIRFDVRVIGVL, from the coding sequence ATGAATTCATCCATCCAGTCCGAGAGCCTCGTCACGCTGCACTACCGCATCGAGCTGGCCAGCGGCCAGCCGCTGATCAGCACCTTCGACGGCAACCCGGCCACCCTGCAACTGGGCGCGGGCGAGATGCAGCCGCGCCTCGAGAGCCTGCTCGTGGGCCTCGAGAACGGCGCCGAGAAGAGTTTCGAACTGGCGCCGGGCGAAGCCTTCGGCGACTATCGCGAGGACCTGATCGAGCGCGTGCGGCGCGCCGACCTGCCCGAGAGCGAGGCCGGCATCGAGCCGATGAGCTTCATGGAATTCTTCGCGCCGGACGGCTCGCGCTATTCGGGGCTGGTCACCGAGGTGGACGACGAGGCGGTGACGATCGACTTCAACCATCCGCTCGCGGGCAAGGACATCCGTTTCGACGTCCGCGTGATCGGCGTGCTCTGA
- the lspA gene encoding signal peptidase II codes for MNARLASWLALSALVVVVDQATKWLVLQTLADRAPIQVTDFFRLVLVYNPGAAFSFLADQPGWQRWFFVGLAVVICGWLLALLYQHRDETALPLAFSLIIGGAIGNVIDRIAYGAVVDFLYFHVGQYGWPAFNAADSAITVGVVLMLWTQFRPQRRPSKESPQ; via the coding sequence ATGAACGCGCGACTGGCGTCCTGGCTCGCGCTGTCGGCGCTGGTGGTGGTGGTCGACCAGGCCACCAAATGGCTCGTGCTGCAGACGCTGGCGGACCGCGCGCCGATCCAGGTGACGGATTTCTTCCGCCTGGTGCTGGTCTATAACCCGGGAGCGGCCTTCAGCTTTCTGGCCGACCAGCCGGGCTGGCAGCGCTGGTTCTTCGTCGGTCTGGCCGTGGTGATCTGCGGCTGGCTGCTCGCGCTGCTCTACCAGCACCGCGACGAGACCGCCTTGCCGCTGGCCTTCAGCCTGATCATCGGCGGCGCGATCGGCAACGTCATCGACCGCATCGCCTACGGTGCTGTGGTCGATTTTCTGTATTTTCACGTCGGCCAGTACGGCTGGCCGGCGTTCAATGCCGCCGACTCGGCGATCACGGTCGGCGTCGTCCTGATGCTGTGGACGCAGTTCCGCCCGCAGCGCAGGCCATCAAAGGAGTCCCCGCAATGA